Proteins from a genomic interval of Sphingobacterium lactis:
- a CDS encoding DUF2480 family protein, translated as MDFINKVELTGIKTVDLLDFKPTTPVVALDIADFLHLGLMLKEKEFKEAVERFHWSTFTDQAVAVFCSTEAIVPTWAFMSIAVKLLEVHAQFDYCTVEALELSLWKREVERADFAGLAGEKVVVRAHQAIDPSLYMLVSARLNGIVKTLMFGEAGLPKVISKN; from the coding sequence ATGGATTTCATCAATAAAGTAGAACTGACTGGAATAAAAACCGTTGATCTGTTGGATTTCAAACCCACTACGCCTGTTGTGGCGTTGGATATTGCAGATTTCCTTCACCTTGGTCTCATGCTCAAGGAAAAGGAATTCAAAGAAGCTGTGGAGCGATTTCATTGGTCTACATTTACAGACCAAGCAGTTGCGGTCTTTTGTTCTACGGAAGCCATTGTTCCTACATGGGCTTTTATGTCCATTGCTGTTAAGTTGTTGGAGGTGCATGCCCAATTTGATTATTGTACGGTAGAAGCATTGGAATTGTCCCTGTGGAAGAGGGAAGTAGAGCGTGCAGATTTCGCGGGTTTAGCAGGAGAAAAGGTAGTTGTTCGCGCACATCAGGCCATAGATCCCAGCCTGTACATGTTGGTCAGTGCTCGTTTGAATGGAATCGTCAAGACATTGATGTTCGGGGAAGCGGGTCTCCCGAAGGTCATTTCAAAAAATTGA
- a CDS encoding SusC/RagA family TonB-linked outer membrane protein, translating to MNRTIYLYLVGLFFALSTTTVQAQHLIRGKVLNEDGQPVSGATVTDVASKKQTQTNASGEFSFDLPSAARELAVRFLGFQDQTKIFKAGETLNFLLVPSSDVLEEVVVTALGISREKKALGYAVQEVKAAELQTRPTNAMAALSGKVAGLQVVSSGGNMGGSTRTLLRGINSIAGNNQPLYVVDGTPIDNSDLNSASTVSGSVGKDVGNMIQDLNPDDIENISVLKGPSAAALYGSRASNGVILITTKKAGKGEQVNIDVNTGLELEHIVRLPKRQQLYGQGYSQTFQTVDINGQSFKIVDYASDESWGPKLDGTPVLHYYNLNPEQADDYLKPSPWIYPEHDVHYFFQTGLANTNNLAISGNSGNTNYRFSYTNKNVRGTVPNASLGRNTLNFSGGTKLGKLQISSTVNYIHNNSLGKPWTGASNRNIILEAFQWGAVQVDYKRLRDYKREDGTPLAWNRTGWQNTPAAEATRFIDNPYWSAYESYLEEKRDRFYGNIGLQYEVNDWLQVGAKVHGDIYQFDSKDRIAVYSRSTSYYEENSNKLNEYNYEFLATAKKNWDKFSLVANAGANLRNQSRQVNYGTTQGGLNVPNYYNLKNANSVKIENFKYDRRIASLYGSASFGYNDLLYLDATVRNDWSSTLPTDANSFIYPSFTGSFVFSQLPAVQELGWLSFGKVRLGWAQVGNDTDPYQLYKAYEVEQSFNGRPSSKLPATLNNATLKPEITSSWETGVNLQFFRNRLGLDVTYYHNTSRNQILPIPVSAAFGYEAKVLNAGKVENKGLEVILTGTPIRNDNFEWNTTLNWSTNKNKVLKLDDLVNTLTLSSSLINLVAREGEPYGQLLGYDFVYTDAGERVVKEDGTYQRTSQLVPLGSVLPDYLFGFQNGFRYKNFNLGFLIEGRVGGSFYSQTYSVGMYSGILERTAANNVRENGVVLEGVKADVAFNPDGTYTTSNIRENDTRITAQQWGRNESNGPTTFSIFDGTFVKLREVTLGYQIPLKNANLVKRVHVSAYARNIWNIYTKSKYIDPEFANSSGNVQGIEAANIPTPLTYGFNLSLKF from the coding sequence ATGAATAGAACGATATATTTATATCTCGTAGGGCTATTTTTTGCTTTGAGCACAACCACTGTGCAGGCCCAACATTTGATACGCGGCAAGGTGCTCAATGAAGACGGGCAACCTGTTTCGGGAGCTACCGTAACCGATGTCGCTTCCAAAAAACAAACACAAACCAATGCATCCGGTGAGTTCAGTTTTGACCTGCCTTCTGCAGCGCGGGAACTCGCCGTTCGCTTCCTGGGTTTTCAGGATCAGACAAAGATCTTTAAAGCAGGGGAGACCTTGAATTTTCTATTGGTACCTTCCAGCGATGTACTTGAAGAGGTTGTCGTAACAGCCTTGGGGATTTCCAGGGAGAAGAAAGCATTAGGTTATGCCGTGCAGGAGGTGAAAGCTGCTGAATTGCAAACGCGACCGACAAATGCCATGGCTGCCCTTTCGGGGAAGGTAGCAGGGCTTCAGGTTGTTTCCTCCGGCGGAAATATGGGGGGATCTACACGGACACTGCTCCGTGGTATTAATTCCATCGCCGGGAATAACCAACCTTTGTATGTTGTGGATGGTACGCCGATCGATAATTCAGACCTCAATTCCGCTTCTACTGTAAGTGGTTCTGTAGGTAAGGATGTCGGTAATATGATCCAGGACCTCAATCCAGATGACATCGAAAATATATCAGTGTTGAAAGGGCCATCGGCTGCAGCGCTCTATGGCTCGCGTGCATCCAACGGTGTTATTCTGATAACGACGAAGAAAGCGGGTAAAGGGGAACAGGTGAACATCGATGTGAATACCGGTCTTGAATTGGAACATATCGTGCGCTTGCCGAAGCGTCAACAGTTATATGGACAGGGCTATTCGCAAACTTTTCAGACGGTCGATATTAATGGGCAATCGTTTAAGATTGTGGATTATGCATCGGATGAAAGCTGGGGGCCGAAATTGGATGGTACACCCGTTCTGCACTATTATAACCTTAATCCGGAACAGGCGGATGATTACTTGAAGCCATCGCCATGGATTTACCCAGAGCATGATGTACACTATTTCTTCCAGACCGGCTTGGCCAATACAAATAACCTGGCCATTTCCGGGAACAGTGGAAATACAAATTACCGGTTCTCCTATACGAATAAAAATGTCCGCGGAACGGTACCCAATGCCAGTTTGGGCCGTAATACCCTGAATTTCTCGGGCGGAACTAAATTGGGAAAATTACAGATCAGTTCCACCGTCAATTATATCCATAACAACTCCTTGGGTAAACCTTGGACAGGAGCTTCCAATCGGAACATTATCCTGGAAGCTTTCCAATGGGGCGCTGTGCAGGTGGATTATAAGCGTCTACGGGATTACAAACGTGAGGATGGGACACCTTTGGCTTGGAACCGTACAGGATGGCAGAATACACCGGCGGCTGAAGCTACCCGATTTATCGATAACCCGTATTGGTCGGCTTATGAAAGTTATCTGGAAGAAAAGCGCGATCGATTCTATGGTAATATTGGTCTGCAATATGAGGTGAACGACTGGCTGCAGGTAGGGGCAAAGGTGCACGGGGACATCTATCAATTTGATTCCAAGGATCGTATTGCTGTATACTCCCGGAGTACATCCTACTATGAAGAAAACAGCAATAAATTGAATGAATACAATTATGAGTTCCTAGCAACGGCGAAGAAAAATTGGGATAAATTTTCCTTGGTTGCCAATGCCGGCGCAAACTTGAGAAATCAAAGTCGCCAGGTGAATTACGGCACGACACAGGGGGGGCTCAATGTGCCAAATTATTACAACCTGAAAAATGCCAACTCGGTGAAAATCGAAAACTTCAAGTATGATCGCCGGATTGCGTCGCTCTACGGAAGTGCTTCCTTCGGTTATAATGACCTGCTATATTTGGATGCAACCGTGCGCAATGATTGGTCATCAACTCTACCAACGGATGCCAACTCATTTATCTATCCGTCCTTTACCGGAAGCTTTGTCTTCTCACAGTTGCCTGCAGTTCAGGAACTGGGCTGGCTTTCTTTCGGTAAGGTGCGTTTAGGTTGGGCTCAGGTCGGAAATGACACAGATCCTTACCAATTGTACAAAGCCTATGAGGTTGAGCAGTCCTTTAACGGTAGACCATCCAGCAAATTACCGGCAACATTGAACAATGCGACACTAAAACCAGAGATTACCAGTTCGTGGGAAACAGGGGTCAACCTGCAGTTCTTCAGGAATAGATTGGGCTTGGATGTTACCTATTACCACAATACGTCCAGGAACCAGATTTTACCGATTCCAGTTTCCGCAGCCTTCGGCTATGAAGCGAAGGTGCTGAATGCCGGTAAGGTAGAGAACAAAGGTTTGGAAGTAATCTTGACAGGGACACCGATTCGGAATGATAACTTCGAATGGAACACTACATTGAACTGGTCTACGAATAAGAATAAAGTTTTGAAGCTCGATGATTTGGTAAACACGCTGACTTTAAGCTCCTCCTTGATCAACTTGGTAGCTCGAGAAGGAGAGCCTTACGGGCAATTGTTGGGCTATGATTTTGTGTATACCGATGCGGGAGAACGCGTAGTGAAAGAGGATGGAACCTATCAACGTACCTCGCAATTGGTACCGTTGGGTTCGGTTCTGCCGGATTATCTATTCGGTTTCCAGAACGGTTTCCGGTACAAGAATTTCAATTTGGGCTTCTTGATCGAAGGTCGTGTAGGTGGCAGTTTCTATTCTCAGACCTATAGTGTGGGGATGTACTCCGGAATACTGGAAAGAACCGCTGCCAATAATGTCCGTGAGAATGGTGTCGTGCTGGAAGGTGTAAAAGCAGATGTGGCCTTTAATCCTGACGGTACCTATACCACTTCGAACATCCGGGAAAATGATACCCGCATCACAGCGCAGCAATGGGGTAGAAATGAGTCCAATGGACCGACAACCTTCTCCATCTTTGACGGTACATTCGTGAAACTGCGCGAAGTAACGCTAGGCTATCAGATTCCTTTAAAGAATGCAAATCTGGTGAAGCGTGTCCATGTTTCGGCTTATGCACGTAACATTTGGAACATCTACACAAAGAGCAAATATATCGATCCAGAGTTCGCAAACAGCAGTGGGAATGTCCAAGGTATCGAGGCCGCAAATATTCCAACGCCTTTAACCTATGGTTTTAATCTTAGCCTTAAATTTTAA
- a CDS encoding superoxide dismutase translates to MKYTLDKLPYANDALVPHFDAETMEIHHDRHHQAYVDNLNKALENNEEANALDLEGILKQVSKFSPAVRNNGGGHYNHSLFWNILSATPKENPEGKLLEEINKTFGSVDQLKADLKNLGLGQFGSGWAWLLVKHNGTLAITSTANQDNPLMDTNIHNQGYPILGVDVWEHAYYLNYQNKRADYLDAFWQVLDWAAVEENYKAALAKV, encoded by the coding sequence ATGAAATATACATTAGACAAGTTGCCGTATGCCAATGATGCCTTAGTGCCGCATTTCGATGCCGAAACCATGGAGATTCATCATGATCGTCACCATCAGGCATATGTTGATAACTTAAACAAAGCATTAGAAAATAACGAGGAAGCTAACGCGTTGGATTTGGAAGGGATCCTGAAACAGGTCAGCAAATTTAGCCCTGCCGTTAGAAACAATGGCGGTGGCCACTATAACCACAGTCTATTCTGGAATATTTTATCAGCGACTCCAAAAGAAAATCCGGAAGGGAAGCTTTTGGAGGAAATCAATAAAACATTCGGATCGGTAGATCAATTGAAAGCGGACTTGAAGAACTTGGGGTTGGGTCAATTTGGTTCCGGTTGGGCGTGGTTGCTGGTGAAGCACAATGGCACCTTAGCGATTACTTCTACGGCTAATCAAGACAATCCATTAATGGATACGAATATCCATAACCAAGGGTATCCCATTTTAGGTGTGGATGTGTGGGAACATGCCTACTACCTCAACTATCAGAATAAAAGAGCGGATTATTTGGATGCCTTTTGGCAGGTTTTGGATTGGGCAGCAGTGGAGGAAAATTACAAAGCCGCGTTAGCGAAAGTATAA
- a CDS encoding endonuclease/exonuclease/phosphatase family protein has protein sequence MSTLLYIFGGLLIVFTALPFIRNDFWTFRVFEYPRIQKLVLSLTWLGIWVVWGDRGNQVLWILAGAMTLNIGYLLFQILPFTFLGKKQVYKATMEDPDNNLKVMISNVYEDNDDYKGCLRVIRSNDPDLILLLETSHEWARQTSVLDQEYTFQVKVPIDNTYGMLLFSKFPLHEVSVNYLVEDEIPSISCQLELPSGQRVQIYAVHPTPPVPNENPRSTERDKELLLVADKAKNSELPVIVIGDLNDVAWSYTTELFLKMSELLDPRRGRGFYNTFHAKQPLLQFPLDHAFISADFKLKDLRKLDNYNSDHYPIFVHVQYEDQAEEEQEENQLDATAEDKEVAAEKKTADTD, from the coding sequence ATGAGCACACTACTCTATATTTTTGGAGGTTTATTAATTGTATTCACGGCATTACCATTTATCAGGAACGACTTCTGGACGTTTCGCGTATTTGAATACCCGAGAATTCAAAAGCTTGTCCTATCTCTGACTTGGCTTGGCATTTGGGTGGTTTGGGGAGATCGAGGCAATCAGGTATTATGGATACTTGCAGGTGCCATGACTTTAAACATAGGATATCTGCTCTTCCAGATTTTACCTTTTACCTTCCTTGGAAAAAAGCAGGTGTACAAAGCGACCATGGAAGATCCTGACAATAACCTCAAGGTCATGATATCAAATGTCTACGAGGATAATGACGACTACAAGGGGTGTCTGCGCGTCATTCGCTCGAACGACCCAGATCTAATCCTACTACTGGAAACCAGCCATGAATGGGCTAGGCAAACGAGCGTATTGGATCAGGAATATACCTTTCAGGTGAAAGTTCCTATCGATAATACCTATGGCATGTTGCTATTCTCTAAATTTCCTTTACATGAGGTTTCGGTCAATTATTTGGTCGAAGACGAAATCCCGAGCATTTCCTGCCAATTGGAGCTACCTTCAGGACAACGCGTCCAGATTTATGCGGTCCATCCGACTCCTCCGGTACCGAATGAGAATCCGCGTTCAACGGAGCGCGACAAAGAACTACTATTGGTAGCAGATAAAGCGAAGAACAGCGAACTTCCTGTCATCGTTATTGGTGACCTGAATGATGTGGCGTGGAGCTATACCACGGAGTTGTTCCTGAAAATGAGTGAGCTCCTGGACCCACGCCGTGGCCGTGGTTTCTATAACACATTTCATGCAAAACAACCACTGTTGCAATTCCCACTTGACCATGCTTTTATTTCCGCGGACTTCAAATTAAAAGATTTGCGTAAATTGGACAATTATAACTCCGATCACTACCCTATTTTTGTGCATGTGCAATATGAAGATCAGGCCGAAGAGGAACAAGAGGAGAACCAATTGGATGCCACTGCAGAAGACAAAGAAGTAGCTGCAGAAAAGAAAACCGCAGATACAGATTAA
- a CDS encoding SusD/RagB family nutrient-binding outer membrane lipoprotein, whose protein sequence is MKLKHILYSTLLSVTLFSCSKDVFNEINTDPNRPDKVPTPSLLISAERQLVDALRSEAINYRGAQLFAQYFSQNIYTDQSRYQISASYSDGYWTATYKALNNLNEIIYLNENPQTQVEAQANGAGANTTQVAIVRVLKSFAFHSLTDVFGDIPYESYGNKDADFEALKQNPDILTPKYASQEKIYSDILNELKAAADTLAKYRTGNTFGASDIIYQGKNEKWLRFANSLRLRLGVRLLTKDKALATKHIEEALAGGVFTSNEDNAAFVYSTSSPYEAPLFRATVTANRKDFAVSHVLIDVLKGKRGPFAFKDPRLEIYARPNARNEYKGQPYGLPLAAGNLFPTDSISLPGEVISIANAKEVLQEYAEVEFLKAEYKGWEQTSYVKGVKASLERWGVAKGAADTYVAQLPPATKENILSQKYLALFGQGIESWSEIRRTGYPLFLVKKGEVIWSGTVEGKPVSYTFTPELVAEIPKRLVYPLAEQRTNKANYQSALSKQGDDVMSTKIWWNK, encoded by the coding sequence ATGAAATTAAAACATATTCTATATTCCACTTTGTTGAGCGTAACATTGTTCTCCTGCTCCAAAGACGTGTTCAATGAGATCAATACAGATCCGAACCGACCTGATAAGGTGCCTACGCCCAGCTTATTGATCTCAGCAGAGCGGCAGTTGGTAGATGCCTTGCGCAGTGAAGCCATCAATTATCGCGGTGCGCAACTATTTGCTCAATATTTCAGTCAGAATATATATACGGATCAGTCCCGCTATCAGATTTCTGCAAGTTATTCCGATGGCTATTGGACAGCGACCTACAAAGCGCTGAACAATCTGAACGAAATCATTTATTTGAATGAAAATCCGCAGACCCAGGTCGAGGCACAAGCTAATGGTGCCGGTGCAAATACTACGCAGGTAGCCATTGTTCGTGTTTTGAAATCTTTTGCCTTCCATTCCCTAACGGACGTATTTGGCGATATTCCTTACGAATCCTACGGTAACAAGGATGCGGATTTTGAAGCACTGAAGCAAAATCCAGATATCCTGACCCCTAAATATGCGAGCCAGGAGAAAATCTATAGCGATATACTGAACGAGTTGAAGGCTGCGGCGGATACATTGGCCAAATACAGAACAGGGAATACCTTTGGCGCTTCGGATATTATCTATCAGGGCAAAAATGAGAAATGGCTACGGTTTGCCAATTCCCTTCGCTTGCGCTTGGGTGTACGGTTGTTGACAAAGGATAAAGCATTGGCAACCAAACATATCGAAGAAGCTTTGGCCGGTGGGGTATTCACTTCAAACGAAGACAACGCTGCTTTTGTCTATTCAACGAGTTCCCCTTATGAGGCACCGCTGTTCCGCGCAACGGTTACTGCAAACCGTAAGGACTTTGCTGTATCTCACGTGTTGATCGATGTATTGAAAGGCAAGCGTGGACCATTTGCTTTCAAAGATCCAAGATTGGAAATATATGCCCGGCCGAATGCCAGGAACGAATACAAAGGTCAACCATATGGCTTGCCATTGGCAGCAGGGAATCTTTTTCCAACAGATAGCATTTCCTTGCCAGGGGAAGTGATCAGTATCGCAAATGCCAAAGAAGTGCTGCAGGAATACGCAGAGGTGGAATTCTTGAAAGCGGAATATAAAGGATGGGAGCAGACGAGTTATGTAAAAGGCGTAAAGGCATCTTTGGAACGCTGGGGAGTAGCAAAGGGGGCAGCGGATACGTATGTGGCGCAATTACCTCCTGCAACAAAAGAAAATATACTTTCCCAGAAATACCTTGCCCTTTTTGGTCAGGGCATAGAATCCTGGTCAGAAATCCGACGCACAGGTTATCCATTATTCTTGGTGAAGAAGGGTGAGGTGATCTGGTCGGGAACAGTGGAAGGAAAGCCGGTTTCTTATACCTTTACACCTGAATTGGTGGCTGAGATTCCGAAACGTCTTGTTTACCCACTTGCTGAACAACGCACGAACAAAGCAAATTACCAATCGGCCTTATCCAAACAGGGGGACGATGTGATGAGCACTAAAATTTGGTGGAATAAATAA
- a CDS encoding helix-turn-helix transcriptional regulator → MKKNSGQQILMMAKMRGEVDAHVIATELKMTKEGARQQLVKLHEEGLLEKCSKCIGVGRPNTYYSLSAQGMAKFPDTHADITVQLLKSVKSLLGENALELLISDREKSTYSRYADRLKGAKTIEDKLRKLSKVRSEEGYMAEWKKMDNSYLFIENHCPICAAATECQQFCRAELKNFKALLGPDLTVERIQHILADEPRCVYKIQDQTNDSATD, encoded by the coding sequence ATGAAAAAGAACAGTGGCCAGCAGATTCTGATGATGGCAAAGATGCGGGGTGAAGTGGATGCACATGTGATTGCTACCGAGTTGAAGATGACCAAGGAAGGCGCTCGCCAACAATTGGTCAAGCTTCATGAAGAAGGTCTATTGGAAAAATGCAGCAAATGTATCGGTGTTGGGCGCCCCAATACCTATTATTCTTTAAGTGCACAGGGCATGGCAAAATTCCCCGATACCCATGCCGATATTACCGTCCAACTGTTGAAGTCGGTCAAATCCTTGCTGGGAGAAAATGCATTGGAGCTGTTGATTTCCGATCGGGAAAAATCCACCTATTCGCGATATGCCGATCGATTGAAGGGCGCAAAAACCATTGAGGATAAACTCCGTAAATTAAGTAAGGTACGTTCAGAGGAGGGGTATATGGCGGAATGGAAGAAAATGGACAACAGTTATTTATTCATTGAAAACCATTGTCCAATATGCGCGGCCGCAACGGAATGCCAACAATTTTGCCGTGCGGAGCTGAAAAATTTCAAAGCCTTACTGGGGCCTGATTTAACTGTGGAACGCATACAGCACATCCTGGCGGATGAGCCGCGCTGTGTATACAAGATCCAAGATCAAACCAATGATTCGGCTACCGATTAA
- a CDS encoding GNAT family N-acetyltransferase, whose translation MELNQVFSNFTFRKAHAEEAEAIWGIIQEAIEKRKAEGSRQWQDGYPNLDVVKQDIATGYGYVSIDEEEILTGYLALIYDGEPAYDAIQDQWLTNRPYAVAHRIAVSQDRYKKGQATWMLEQAERQSLQDGYLSLKVDTNFDNEGMLRVLEKRGYVYCGDVYFRGSARKAFEKMLDQ comes from the coding sequence ATGGAGTTAAACCAGGTGTTTTCAAATTTCACATTTCGGAAAGCCCACGCTGAGGAAGCAGAAGCAATATGGGGAATTATTCAAGAAGCTATTGAGAAACGAAAGGCGGAAGGTAGCCGGCAATGGCAAGATGGATATCCCAATCTGGATGTTGTAAAGCAGGACATAGCTACAGGTTATGGGTATGTGAGTATCGATGAGGAAGAGATTTTGACTGGGTATTTGGCTTTAATATATGATGGTGAACCAGCCTACGATGCTATTCAGGATCAGTGGTTGACCAACCGACCATATGCCGTTGCGCACCGCATTGCCGTAAGCCAGGACCGTTATAAAAAAGGGCAGGCCACCTGGATGCTGGAACAAGCGGAAAGGCAGAGTTTGCAAGATGGGTACCTCAGCTTAAAAGTGGATACTAATTTTGATAATGAGGGGATGCTCCGTGTATTGGAAAAAAGAGGTTATGTATATTGCGGAGATGTCTATTTCCGTGGCAGTGCCCGAAAAGCATTCGAAAAGATGCTCG
- a CDS encoding class I SAM-dependent methyltransferase, with amino-acid sequence MTEQEQYKEIYKKLWNQKTDAHVTSDFYANADFLNGETSLNPIELDLLGEVKDKKILHLQCHFGQDSLSLARLGAAVTGVDLSDRAIAKAQELNNHLGLDATFICSDVYETPHSLDGQFDLVFSSYGTIGWLPDLNKWAQVITRCLKPGGKLVFVEFHPIVWSFDYEFTKIAYSYFNKEAIIEEETGTYADREANIVAKSVSWNHPLSDVIQSLINNGMTVESFAEYDYSPYNCFLNTVEIAPKKFQIRGMEGKLPMLYSLTAKKIQSK; translated from the coding sequence ATGACCGAACAGGAACAATACAAAGAAATCTATAAAAAACTCTGGAATCAGAAAACTGACGCACATGTCACCAGTGATTTCTATGCCAATGCGGATTTCCTAAACGGAGAAACGTCCTTAAATCCGATTGAACTGGATCTATTAGGTGAGGTAAAGGACAAAAAAATACTCCACCTCCAATGCCATTTTGGGCAGGACAGTCTTTCCCTAGCACGTTTGGGCGCAGCCGTAACCGGCGTTGACCTCTCGGATAGGGCGATCGCAAAGGCTCAGGAATTAAATAATCACCTTGGATTGGACGCCACTTTTATCTGTTCTGATGTATATGAAACACCACATAGCCTGGACGGCCAATTTGACTTGGTGTTCAGCAGTTATGGAACCATTGGATGGTTGCCTGACCTGAACAAATGGGCACAAGTGATTACCAGGTGCCTAAAACCCGGTGGAAAATTGGTATTTGTAGAATTTCATCCGATCGTATGGTCCTTTGATTATGAATTCACTAAAATAGCGTATTCATATTTCAATAAAGAGGCAATTATCGAAGAAGAAACTGGTACCTATGCCGATAGAGAAGCAAACATCGTTGCCAAATCCGTATCCTGGAACCATCCGCTTTCGGATGTCATCCAAAGTCTGATCAATAACGGGATGACTGTAGAATCATTCGCTGAATATGACTACTCCCCGTACAACTGTTTCCTGAATACGGTTGAAATTGCACCTAAGAAATTTCAGATTCGTGGCATGGAAGGCAAACTGCCGATGCTGTACAGTTTGACTGCGAAGAAAATACAATCTAAATAA
- a CDS encoding NADPH-dependent FMN reductase — protein sequence MKALIFNGALERNPNATAYKIAEYLQRILSIEGVDTQVFHVADSGIPLFDYSLKKTPQSVEIMNHAFRSVDMQIWLSPLYHGGMTGVMKNCLDWLEFSVKMPQPYLTGQRIGLVCWADGVQAMQGINAMDAVAKSLRAWTLPYAVPVQKIELFDEQREIAEKYQDRFGLLTQLLVHGPRKLTHINE from the coding sequence ATGAAAGCGTTGATATTTAATGGCGCATTGGAGCGGAATCCAAATGCGACAGCCTATAAAATTGCGGAATATCTGCAACGGATTTTAAGCATCGAGGGGGTGGACACGCAAGTGTTCCATGTTGCAGATTCTGGAATTCCCTTGTTTGATTATTCCCTGAAGAAAACACCACAGTCGGTGGAGATTATGAATCATGCCTTTCGAAGCGTGGATATGCAGATTTGGTTGAGCCCACTTTATCATGGTGGCATGACCGGCGTTATGAAGAATTGCCTGGATTGGTTAGAATTCAGTGTCAAGATGCCACAGCCTTACCTGACGGGGCAGCGTATAGGTCTTGTCTGTTGGGCCGATGGGGTACAGGCCATGCAGGGCATCAATGCAATGGATGCGGTGGCAAAATCACTCCGTGCTTGGACCTTGCCGTATGCCGTTCCGGTGCAGAAGATCGAGCTATTCGATGAACAGCGCGAGATTGCTGAGAAATATCAGGATAGGTTCGGTTTATTGACCCAGTTGTTAGTGCATGGGCCAAGAAAACTGACACACATCAATGAATAA
- a CDS encoding phosphoribosylpyrophosphate synthetase, which produces MATGNRRAYDTLSEAVNDLQRLGYTEDFTVQDDGECLFCVGRSMELSPEEFVIDEIYRFEGMTDPGDESIVFAISSKDNLIKGLVINAFGAEFSFRSSKLVEELNRKKKDA; this is translated from the coding sequence ATGGCAACTGGAAATAGAAGAGCGTACGATACATTAAGCGAAGCTGTAAACGATTTGCAGCGTTTGGGGTATACCGAAGATTTTACCGTGCAGGATGACGGAGAATGCTTGTTTTGTGTAGGCAGATCCATGGAACTTTCTCCGGAGGAATTTGTGATCGATGAGATCTATAGATTCGAAGGAATGACCGATCCGGGTGATGAGAGTATCGTTTTTGCAATCTCGTCAAAAGATAACCTGATAAAAGGCTTGGTGATTAATGCTTTTGGTGCTGAATTCAGTTTCCGATCCTCCAAGTTGGTGGAAGAGCTGAATCGCAAAAAGAAGGACGCTTAA